A stretch of Longibacter salinarum DNA encodes these proteins:
- a CDS encoding sensor histidine kinase codes for MFLVALLGSIAGTALWRVQTLLERPDLSPADIVGPVDIALPLVVIVTVLCFGLIAVGGWYAISFFRSTLDTLLRTTRQMRDGDMDVDVEIHRQDELGDLARNLREMSDALKRRTVSRSYLDDVLDSMAEMLFVVDDSNRIDHVNRAAVERLGFSPSDLKGRFLDDLLIGDDPLPSPDDTVFRRTGSVTQIERQIQTEDGDNLPVLVSRSLLRGSPANAPDIVCVAQDISARKRAEEQLRNSLREKEVLLREIHHRVKNNLQVIASLLHVQSKKVEDEDAKRLFEESQDRIRSMAFIHERLYQSEDLSQVNFSAYLDRLTEHLYRSHGVALRDVTCKLESEDAILAVDRAIPAGLIVNELVSNALEHAFPDDHGGTITVAFTTDDDTGCLRISDNGVGLENPEEVYRDQTLGIRLVKGLVRQLRGEMDIDGEQGLTYTITFPLTDEEPATV; via the coding sequence TTGTTTCTCGTCGCTCTGCTCGGCAGCATCGCAGGAACCGCTCTGTGGCGCGTTCAAACTCTACTGGAACGCCCGGACTTGTCTCCGGCGGACATCGTCGGACCCGTGGATATCGCGCTACCGCTGGTTGTGATCGTTACCGTGCTCTGCTTCGGCCTCATCGCTGTCGGTGGATGGTACGCCATCTCGTTTTTTCGGTCGACGCTCGACACGCTTCTCCGAACAACGAGGCAGATGCGGGACGGAGACATGGATGTGGATGTGGAGATTCACCGCCAGGATGAGTTGGGGGACCTGGCGCGCAACCTTCGAGAGATGTCGGATGCACTTAAGCGGCGTACCGTATCTCGCAGCTACCTTGATGACGTCCTCGACTCGATGGCTGAGATGCTCTTCGTCGTGGACGATTCCAACCGAATTGATCACGTCAACCGTGCAGCGGTCGAGCGTCTCGGCTTTTCTCCGTCGGATCTAAAGGGCCGGTTTCTCGACGACCTTCTTATCGGCGACGACCCTCTCCCTTCTCCCGACGACACCGTTTTTCGCCGCACTGGTTCTGTGACCCAGATTGAACGACAGATCCAGACGGAGGATGGCGACAACCTTCCCGTTCTTGTCTCCCGCTCGCTCCTGCGCGGTTCTCCGGCGAACGCGCCCGACATTGTTTGCGTCGCTCAGGACATCAGCGCGCGTAAACGTGCGGAGGAGCAGCTTCGAAATTCGCTGCGAGAGAAAGAGGTGCTGCTCCGCGAAATCCATCATCGCGTCAAGAATAACCTTCAGGTCATTGCGAGCCTTCTCCACGTACAGTCGAAGAAGGTCGAAGACGAAGACGCGAAACGGTTGTTCGAAGAAAGTCAGGATCGGATTCGGTCGATGGCGTTCATTCACGAGCGCCTGTACCAGTCGGAAGATCTCTCGCAGGTAAATTTCAGTGCGTACCTCGACCGGCTCACCGAGCACCTTTATCGCTCACACGGCGTCGCTCTCCGCGACGTGACGTGCAAACTCGAGTCGGAGGACGCTATACTCGCGGTCGATCGCGCAATCCCGGCCGGGCTCATCGTGAACGAGCTTGTCTCGAACGCTCTGGAGCACGCGTTCCCGGACGACCACGGCGGCACCATTACCGTGGCGTTCACGACGGATGACGATACCGGCTGCCTCCGTATCTCCGACAACGGGGTGGGGCTCGAGAATCCTGAGGAGGTGTATCGAGATCAGACGCTCGGTATTCGTCTCGTGAAAGGACTCGTACGCCAGCTTCGTGGGGAAATGGACATCGACGGCGAGCAGGGACTTACCTACACCATCACGTTCCCCCTCACCGACGAAGAGCCCGCCACCGTCTAG
- the hslU gene encoding ATP-dependent protease ATPase subunit HslU — MPSISTFDDELTPRQIVEELDKYIIGQDEAKKNVAIALRNRWRRQNAPDDMREEIMPNNIIMIGPTGVGKTEIARRLAKLARAPFIKVEASKFTEVGYVGRDVDSMIRDLTDIAVNLVREEHQQEVQDRARERAEQRILDILIPPEEGKPASSTQSGATINGPGFVLQRDEDEEDRPEPETSEDSLRERTREKFREKLKRGDLDDREVEIEVTSDQSPMMQVFGPMGMEEMGVNLQDLLGNMGGQQRKKRRVTVDEARDILQEQEAQKLIDMDQVKEDALERVQQSGIVFIDEIDKVASGTRKNDGGSAGQGVSRQGVQRDLLPIVEGSTVTTKHGMVKTDHILFVASGAFHVSKPSDLIPELQGRFPIRVELNNLDEDDFYEILTKPKNALIKQYRALLASEDVTITFEDEGVREVARIAAEVNTEVENIGARRLHTVLTTLLEDVLFDVPDRVEPGSQITVDADMVRERLSSIAASRDLSQYIL; from the coding sequence ATGCCATCCATCAGCACATTCGACGACGAGCTGACGCCACGCCAGATCGTCGAGGAACTCGATAAATATATCATCGGGCAGGATGAGGCGAAAAAGAATGTCGCCATCGCCCTCCGTAACCGCTGGCGTCGGCAAAATGCCCCCGACGACATGCGGGAGGAGATCATGCCGAACAACATCATCATGATCGGTCCGACCGGCGTCGGAAAAACCGAGATTGCTCGGCGACTTGCCAAGCTCGCGCGTGCTCCCTTTATCAAGGTTGAAGCATCGAAGTTTACCGAGGTCGGATACGTGGGTCGAGATGTCGACAGCATGATCCGGGACCTAACGGACATTGCGGTCAACCTCGTTCGGGAGGAGCACCAACAGGAAGTACAGGATCGTGCACGAGAGCGAGCCGAACAGCGTATTCTCGACATCCTAATCCCTCCCGAAGAAGGCAAACCGGCGTCGTCGACCCAGAGCGGTGCGACCATTAACGGTCCCGGCTTCGTTCTTCAGCGCGATGAGGACGAGGAAGATCGCCCCGAACCAGAGACCTCCGAGGACAGCCTGCGAGAGCGGACCCGTGAGAAGTTTCGCGAGAAGCTGAAACGGGGCGACCTCGATGACCGCGAGGTCGAGATCGAGGTTACGTCCGACCAGTCTCCGATGATGCAGGTCTTCGGCCCGATGGGCATGGAAGAAATGGGGGTCAACCTCCAGGATCTGCTCGGCAACATGGGCGGTCAACAGCGCAAGAAGCGTCGCGTCACGGTCGACGAAGCCCGCGACATTCTCCAGGAGCAGGAAGCTCAGAAGCTGATCGACATGGATCAGGTGAAAGAGGACGCCCTCGAACGCGTACAACAGTCGGGCATCGTCTTTATCGACGAGATCGACAAAGTGGCGTCCGGAACGCGGAAGAACGATGGCGGCAGCGCGGGACAGGGCGTATCGCGACAGGGTGTTCAGCGAGACCTCCTACCCATCGTAGAGGGGTCAACCGTGACGACGAAGCACGGCATGGTGAAAACGGACCACATCCTCTTCGTGGCGAGTGGGGCGTTTCACGTGTCGAAGCCGAGCGATCTTATTCCGGAGCTTCAGGGTCGTTTTCCGATTCGCGTCGAACTCAACAATCTGGATGAGGACGACTTCTACGAGATCCTCACCAAGCCGAAGAATGCGCTGATCAAGCAGTATCGTGCGCTCCTCGCATCGGAGGACGTCACCATCACGTTCGAGGACGAAGGCGTTCGCGAAGTCGCGAGGATCGCTGCGGAAGTGAATACTGAAGTGGAGAACATCGGTGCACGACGCCTGCACACGGTTCTAACCACGCTACTGGAAGACGTCCTGTTCGACGTTCCCGACCGGGTCGAGCCGGGCTCGCAGATCACGGTCGATGCAGACATGGTCCGGGAGCGCCTCAGTTCCATCGCGGCCAGCCGCGACCTCAGCCAATACATTCTGTAG
- a CDS encoding S9 family peptidase — translation MKRLLIGLLVFAWVTAAPTAVTAQQAASLPDQAVSAEAYEGEDSVLSPKDIAKIKQVGDAVLSPDGKHVAYTLSVPADPTKANEPAKSQLWVANVETGETTPFATRGNVRDLAVRPGHRSLTFIDQLGDAETSRLYEIPLGGGEATELYSFETSISGYDWGPDGERIAFYASDPDAEDVESELPYQPEIYEEDLTFSRGYIGTVSDTSTMRIDTDRSVSGVTWSPDGSRLAILSAPTPRVDDYYMSREIGIVDPSSGEVVGTVEHDAKLGGLSFSPDGSRLAFIAGGDIHDPIDGRLFVVSSEGGTPTALMDEFEGKVESVRWADAQTIEFLASEGVHATLGRIQHDGSGMERVISGDGPVLHSLDAANGIHAFVADTPTHPREVYVMMDGTPERLTNHNAWLDDERMAPQEVVTYTAEDGQELQGLLIHPLDREEGKTYPLITVVHGGPEAHYDDGWLTGYSMPGQMGAARGYAVFYPNYRGSTGRGEAFAKSSQGDLAGKEFDDIVDGVDALIERGLVDVDRVGVTGGSYGGYATGWMSTRYTDRFAAGVMFVGVSNNISKWGESDIPEELYLVHARKRIWDDYMGYLERSPIYHAGDADTPLLILHGKEDPRVHPSQSLELYRHIKTRTDTPVRLVYYPGEGHGNRSATARFDYNIRMLRWFDRFLTPDAGAIGAR, via the coding sequence ATGAAGCGCTTACTGATAGGATTACTCGTTTTCGCGTGGGTGACCGCGGCGCCGACGGCAGTCACCGCACAACAGGCTGCTTCCTTGCCCGATCAGGCCGTTTCGGCCGAGGCGTACGAGGGAGAGGACAGCGTTCTGTCGCCCAAGGACATTGCCAAAATCAAACAGGTTGGCGACGCCGTGCTATCTCCGGATGGAAAGCATGTCGCATACACGCTGTCTGTGCCAGCGGACCCGACGAAAGCCAACGAGCCGGCCAAGAGCCAACTCTGGGTCGCAAATGTAGAGACCGGCGAGACCACGCCATTCGCGACACGGGGAAACGTCCGGGACCTCGCTGTGCGACCTGGACACCGGTCACTCACGTTTATTGACCAGCTCGGCGACGCAGAGACGTCTCGTCTCTACGAGATTCCGCTGGGAGGCGGCGAAGCGACAGAGTTGTACTCGTTCGAGACATCGATCTCGGGCTACGACTGGGGGCCGGATGGGGAACGAATTGCCTTTTATGCATCGGACCCCGACGCGGAGGACGTGGAGTCCGAATTGCCGTATCAGCCAGAGATTTACGAGGAAGACCTGACGTTTTCTCGTGGATACATCGGCACGGTCTCGGACACGTCCACGATGCGCATCGATACGGATCGGAGTGTATCCGGCGTGACGTGGAGTCCCGACGGCTCCCGGCTCGCTATTCTGTCGGCCCCGACGCCGCGCGTCGACGACTACTACATGAGCCGCGAGATTGGCATTGTCGACCCGTCAAGCGGAGAGGTTGTCGGGACGGTAGAGCACGATGCGAAGCTCGGAGGTCTTTCGTTCAGCCCCGACGGATCTCGACTCGCATTCATCGCCGGTGGGGACATTCACGATCCCATTGACGGCCGCCTCTTCGTCGTATCGAGCGAGGGGGGGACACCAACCGCGCTGATGGACGAGTTCGAGGGCAAAGTCGAGAGCGTCCGATGGGCGGATGCACAGACGATCGAATTTCTCGCGAGCGAAGGTGTGCATGCCACGCTGGGTCGGATTCAGCACGACGGTTCTGGCATGGAGCGCGTGATCTCCGGGGATGGACCCGTTCTCCACAGTCTCGATGCTGCGAACGGTATACACGCCTTCGTGGCCGATACACCGACGCACCCGCGCGAGGTGTACGTGATGATGGACGGTACGCCAGAGCGTCTCACGAACCACAACGCATGGCTCGACGACGAGCGCATGGCGCCGCAGGAGGTCGTCACGTACACGGCAGAGGATGGACAAGAGCTACAGGGATTACTTATCCACCCGCTCGACCGGGAGGAAGGCAAAACCTATCCGCTTATTACCGTCGTGCACGGCGGGCCGGAGGCTCACTACGACGACGGCTGGTTGACCGGGTACAGCATGCCAGGTCAGATGGGCGCAGCGCGCGGATATGCCGTGTTCTATCCCAACTATCGAGGAAGCACCGGTCGGGGCGAAGCCTTTGCCAAAAGCAGTCAGGGTGACCTGGCAGGGAAGGAGTTCGACGACATCGTGGACGGTGTTGATGCCCTCATCGAGCGTGGACTCGTGGACGTCGATCGCGTGGGGGTAACCGGCGGCTCGTACGGCGGATACGCGACGGGATGGATGTCAACGCGCTACACCGATCGGTTTGCGGCCGGAGTCATGTTTGTGGGGGTGTCGAATAACATCTCGAAGTGGGGAGAAAGTGATATCCCCGAGGAGCTATATCTCGTTCATGCACGGAAGCGTATCTGGGACGACTACATGGGCTACCTCGAACGGAGCCCGATTTACCATGCGGGCGATGCAGATACGCCGCTCTTGATATTGCATGGCAAGGAGGACCCGCGGGTGCACCCGAGCCAATCGCTCGAATTGTATCGGCACATCAAAACACGGACGGATACGCCGGTTCGCCTCGTTTACTATCCCGGAGAGGGTCACGGTAACCGGTCCGCGACGGCTCGGTTTGACTACAATATCCGGATGTTGCGGTGGTTCGACCGCTTCCTGACACCGGACGCTGGCGCTATCGGTGCGCGGTGA
- the hslV gene encoding ATP-dependent protease subunit HslV, whose amino-acid sequence MADHSALHATTVLGVRHNGTIALGSDGQATMGDTVMKHKAEKVRSLYDDKILAGFAGSTADAFTLFERFEEKLQEYGGNLTRSAVELAKEWRTDRYLRKLEALLAVVSSERMLLISGSGDVIEPDDDILAIGSGGPYALAATRALKKHATDLTAREIIEQGLNIAADICIYTNHNLTIMEIEEAHEA is encoded by the coding sequence ATGGCCGATCATTCTGCGCTTCACGCAACCACCGTTCTAGGCGTTCGCCACAACGGCACGATTGCCCTTGGCTCCGATGGACAAGCCACCATGGGAGACACGGTGATGAAGCACAAAGCCGAAAAGGTTCGATCGTTGTATGACGACAAGATTCTAGCGGGATTTGCCGGATCGACAGCCGACGCGTTTACGCTGTTCGAACGGTTTGAGGAAAAGTTGCAGGAGTATGGCGGCAACCTGACTCGATCGGCCGTGGAGCTTGCGAAAGAATGGCGTACGGACCGCTACCTGAGAAAACTGGAGGCGCTCCTCGCCGTCGTCTCATCCGAACGCATGCTGTTGATCAGTGGAAGCGGCGACGTAATTGAGCCCGACGATGATATTCTCGCGATTGGCTCCGGCGGACCTTATGCACTTGCCGCTACACGCGCATTGAAGAAGCACGCAACCGACTTGACTGCACGCGAAATCATCGAACAGGGCCTTAATATCGCGGCCGACATCTGCATCTATACCAATCACAATCTCACGATAATGGAGATTGAGGAGGCTCACGAAGCGTAG
- a CDS encoding sigma 54-interacting transcriptional regulator: protein MSNTMHAAARILIVEDEFAVAMELEDRLENLGYDVVGHELRGREAIQRAEETEPDLVLMDIRLDGRMDGIDAAQQIRTKLHVPVVFVTAYSDDETLERAKETAPFGYVIKPFEERELYASIEVALSTHALERRVARYRDDLRQILDGLNEGTAMTQSDGKLTFVSRSASHMLGKPPSALTDRDWTSALPFPDDTLAVLKRRMSNDSQTVVPVTIEHDDDTQVRLEVSVRRDPRDDSRHIFTFADVTDVHEMRRMLDEKTEFNDIVGKSEPMQQVFQEIRSVASVDATVLIHGETGTGKELVSRAIHDASSRHDGPFIPVNCAAMSKDLAASQLFGHRKGAFTGAVDDHEGYFEAADGGTLFLDEIGDVPLEVQRQLLRVLEERKITRLGETTSRPVDVRIIAATHRDLLEEVDAGNFRQDLLYRIRIARVELPPLRARRSDIPLLVRTFLRRGRATMGKDVERLSDDAMRHLLDYEWPGNVRELRNAVESALIRASGPTLEKEDLPPEIKHDGRISSTRSEPESEAERVRAALEQTNGNRTEAAQLLGISRATLYRRLDEYGIE, encoded by the coding sequence ATGTCAAATACAATGCACGCCGCCGCACGAATCCTGATTGTCGAGGACGAATTCGCCGTTGCGATGGAGCTCGAGGACCGACTCGAGAATCTCGGCTATGACGTCGTCGGACACGAGCTCCGCGGACGCGAAGCCATTCAACGAGCAGAAGAGACCGAACCCGATCTCGTGCTGATGGATATTCGGCTCGACGGCCGAATGGACGGCATCGATGCAGCCCAGCAGATTCGTACGAAGCTGCACGTACCGGTTGTTTTCGTCACGGCCTACAGTGACGACGAGACACTCGAACGAGCAAAAGAGACGGCACCGTTCGGCTACGTTATCAAGCCGTTCGAGGAGCGCGAGCTATACGCATCGATCGAAGTCGCTCTGAGCACCCATGCCCTGGAGCGCCGCGTCGCCCGCTACCGGGACGACCTCCGCCAGATTCTCGACGGGCTGAACGAGGGAACCGCGATGACGCAATCCGACGGGAAGCTCACGTTTGTGAGCCGGTCAGCCTCTCATATGCTCGGCAAACCACCGAGCGCGCTCACGGACCGCGACTGGACCTCCGCGCTCCCCTTTCCCGACGATACGCTGGCGGTATTAAAGCGCCGGATGAGCAACGACTCGCAGACCGTCGTGCCGGTCACGATCGAGCATGACGACGACACGCAGGTACGTCTTGAGGTTAGCGTTCGCCGCGATCCACGCGACGATAGCCGACATATATTCACCTTCGCGGACGTCACAGATGTCCACGAGATGCGGCGCATGTTGGACGAGAAGACCGAGTTTAACGACATCGTCGGCAAGAGCGAGCCGATGCAGCAGGTCTTCCAGGAGATTCGTTCCGTGGCGTCCGTCGATGCGACGGTCTTGATTCACGGAGAAACAGGAACCGGGAAAGAGCTTGTATCCCGCGCGATCCACGATGCCAGCTCACGTCACGATGGTCCGTTCATCCCGGTCAACTGCGCGGCGATGAGCAAAGACCTCGCTGCAAGTCAGCTCTTTGGTCACCGAAAGGGTGCATTCACGGGGGCCGTCGACGACCACGAAGGCTACTTCGAGGCCGCCGACGGCGGCACACTGTTCCTGGATGAGATTGGCGACGTGCCGCTGGAGGTTCAGCGCCAGCTGCTCCGCGTGCTCGAAGAACGGAAGATTACGCGCCTCGGTGAAACGACGAGCCGCCCCGTTGACGTTCGCATTATCGCCGCAACACACAGGGATCTGCTCGAAGAAGTCGACGCTGGCAACTTCCGCCAGGACCTTCTGTACCGGATCCGCATCGCGCGCGTCGAGCTTCCCCCGCTTCGAGCCCGTCGCTCCGACATTCCCCTTCTCGTTCGAACGTTCCTCCGCCGCGGCCGAGCCACGATGGGCAAGGACGTCGAACGCCTGAGCGACGATGCAATGCGACACCTTCTCGACTACGAATGGCCGGGCAACGTACGCGAGTTGCGTAACGCTGTCGAATCGGCCCTTATCCGGGCAAGCGGCCCGACGTTGGAGAAGGAAGACCTCCCTCCCGAGATCAAGCACGACGGTAGAATCTCTTCAACTCGTTCGGAGCCGGAATCGGAGGCGGAGCGAGTCCGAGCAGCCCTTGAGCAAACCAATGGAAATCGTACGGAGGCGGCTCAACTTCTGGGAATTAGCCGGGCAACGCTCTACCGACGGCTGGACGAATACGGCATCGAGTAG
- the dnaA gene encoding chromosomal replication initiator protein DnaA codes for MVPSATDAWTATLKHLREEIPSQTVENWLVPIDPVSLKDEDDGVYLILEVPTAFNAQYLQSRFNNNLQQAVSKAVGQKTAIEFRVAEPSSQKTKNGRASSDGAQQRSSRRDRSGTSPRSETSGAGTGMPTRTSASESPSSSGRVSESPGDSRDLARAAAHPGALAGDGSPTGDPRTRPSRTQRGSGSRGRSAENRRPPAHKKVNRPDRQRSSRSGSSSSSRTVSTPPSHLKASYTFDEFIEGDGNRLARSAAVAVAESPGETNYNPLLIYGGVGLGKTHLAQAIANHALKKQTTESVLYVSSDRFTSQFVRAVKNNSIADFSAYYRQAELLIVDDVQFFGGKEKTQEEFFHIFNDLHQHGRQIVLCADRPPSEIDGIEERLLSRFQWGLSADIQRPDLETRIAILQRKASRRNIDVDPQVVELLAHRIDSNIRKLEGALNRLAAIAQLDNETLSMQTARQLLHDQIDDTSSSRVECGSIIETVADYYRLSVDDLLSRSRKREIAAARQTAMYLCRELTSESYASIGSRFGGRDHSTVIHANKKVSDRLDVESNFRQEIDELKRSIGGPGM; via the coding sequence ATGGTACCTTCAGCTACAGATGCCTGGACCGCTACGCTCAAGCACCTCCGTGAGGAGATCCCGAGCCAAACAGTGGAGAACTGGCTGGTGCCGATCGATCCCGTCTCTTTGAAAGACGAGGATGACGGCGTGTATCTCATCCTTGAGGTACCGACGGCATTCAACGCGCAGTATCTGCAAAGCCGGTTCAACAACAACCTTCAGCAGGCGGTCTCGAAAGCAGTCGGTCAAAAGACAGCGATCGAGTTCCGCGTTGCCGAGCCGTCCTCCCAGAAGACGAAGAACGGACGAGCGTCGTCGGACGGAGCGCAGCAGCGTTCGTCCCGCCGCGACCGGTCCGGCACGTCACCCCGTTCTGAAACGAGCGGTGCTGGAACGGGCATGCCGACTCGGACTTCAGCTAGCGAGTCACCGTCGTCATCAGGAAGGGTGTCAGAGTCTCCGGGAGACTCGAGGGATCTGGCCCGAGCAGCCGCGCACCCAGGAGCTCTCGCCGGCGACGGCTCCCCAACGGGCGATCCACGGACACGTCCCTCGCGTACTCAGCGAGGCTCGGGCAGTCGTGGACGCAGTGCTGAAAACCGACGCCCACCAGCGCACAAAAAGGTCAATCGACCGGATCGGCAGCGCTCGTCACGAAGTGGTTCAAGTTCATCCAGCCGGACAGTTTCGACCCCTCCCTCCCACCTCAAGGCGTCGTACACGTTCGACGAGTTTATCGAGGGAGACGGAAACCGGCTGGCACGAAGCGCTGCTGTCGCTGTCGCCGAGTCACCAGGCGAGACGAACTATAACCCGCTTCTCATCTACGGTGGGGTTGGCCTTGGCAAAACGCATCTTGCACAGGCGATCGCCAACCACGCACTGAAGAAGCAAACGACGGAATCCGTCCTGTATGTGTCGAGCGACCGCTTTACGAGTCAGTTCGTCCGTGCAGTGAAGAACAATTCCATTGCGGACTTTTCGGCATACTACCGTCAGGCCGAGCTACTCATCGTCGACGATGTCCAATTCTTTGGTGGCAAGGAGAAGACGCAGGAAGAGTTCTTCCATATCTTCAACGACCTGCATCAGCACGGACGGCAGATCGTCCTGTGCGCTGACCGTCCTCCGTCGGAGATCGATGGGATCGAGGAGCGACTTCTCTCCCGCTTCCAGTGGGGACTCTCAGCCGATATCCAACGGCCGGACCTGGAAACCCGTATTGCGATCCTGCAACGGAAGGCGAGTCGGCGGAATATCGATGTCGACCCGCAGGTGGTCGAGCTTCTCGCCCACCGGATTGACAGTAACATCCGTAAACTTGAAGGGGCGCTCAACCGGCTTGCGGCAATTGCTCAGCTCGATAATGAAACGCTGAGTATGCAGACGGCGCGACAGCTTCTGCACGATCAGATTGACGATACGTCGTCGTCGCGAGTCGAGTGCGGCTCCATCATCGAAACGGTTGCCGATTACTATCGTCTCTCGGTTGACGACCTCCTCTCCCGCTCCCGGAAGCGAGAGATCGCAGCCGCCCGTCAGACAGCAATGTACCTCTGCCGCGAGCTCACGAGCGAGTCGTACGCGAGCATCGGTTCACGATTCGGCGGTCGGGATCACTCCACGGTGATCCATGCCAACAAGAAGGTGTCGGACCGACTGGACGTAGAATCGAACTTCCGCCAAGAGATTGACGAACTGAAACGATCGATCGGCGGACCCGGCATGTGA
- a CDS encoding NYN domain-containing protein — translation MGHRHSSRGTSAAASDRAAIFVDYDNLYRTLRAQSNRGGSAADYTFEIFNEVRRYLEEGDDTPTTLAHAYADFVNLPDGGGLDVQDRLYSEGVDPVLTPAHAQANASELALCIDAATLLSERPDIGTVVIITGDRSFVPLVRSIRNSGRRALVAAVNPPPPGSTPSLGEDDAYLDARNLLSQSSRDDLTSGESNNRAPSRTRRSSPRRSAPTRERSAPSASPQRFRSIDNPMARRTVEITEEHFGQYKEVYLTPLLRKLSDVLGEQHDPKSLVSELEAAGAVRLEKRDGYPYDYTVLILNQDHPDVQEIQDEFYSNRTTGFNGSSDSYDDYDSYDSYDEDYEGGTYEESEYDEAPTYDDEHDEETPEAADDEYDEHAVDETQ, via the coding sequence ATGGGACACAGACATTCGTCTCGCGGCACATCCGCAGCCGCTTCTGATCGTGCTGCTATCTTTGTTGACTACGACAACCTTTATCGCACCCTCCGCGCTCAGAGTAACCGAGGGGGCTCAGCAGCAGATTACACGTTTGAGATCTTCAATGAAGTCCGCCGCTATCTCGAGGAGGGAGACGATACACCAACCACTCTAGCGCACGCATACGCCGATTTTGTCAACCTGCCGGATGGGGGCGGCCTGGACGTTCAGGACCGTCTATATTCTGAGGGCGTCGATCCGGTTCTCACGCCAGCGCACGCTCAAGCCAATGCATCCGAACTCGCGCTGTGCATTGACGCAGCAACGCTGCTTTCCGAGCGACCGGATATCGGGACGGTGGTCATCATCACAGGTGACCGGTCATTCGTTCCCCTCGTCCGCTCCATACGCAACTCCGGTCGGCGTGCTCTGGTCGCCGCTGTGAATCCGCCACCACCGGGGTCGACGCCATCTCTCGGCGAAGACGACGCGTACCTGGACGCCCGCAACCTGCTCAGCCAGTCGTCCCGCGACGACCTGACCAGCGGCGAGTCCAACAACCGAGCACCGTCACGCACTAGACGATCCTCTCCACGTCGTTCTGCCCCAACCCGAGAACGATCAGCGCCTTCCGCCTCCCCTCAGCGGTTTCGCTCAATCGATAACCCGATGGCTCGTCGCACCGTCGAGATCACGGAGGAGCACTTCGGGCAATATAAAGAGGTGTACCTGACGCCGCTTTTGAGAAAGCTCAGCGATGTCCTCGGCGAGCAACACGACCCGAAATCGCTGGTCAGTGAACTGGAAGCCGCCGGCGCGGTCCGACTCGAGAAACGCGACGGCTATCCATACGACTACACGGTTTTGATTCTAAACCAGGATCATCCTGACGTTCAGGAGATCCAGGATGAGTTTTATAGCAATCGGACTACCGGCTTCAACGGATCGTCTGATTCCTATGACGACTACGATTCGTACGACTCATATGACGAAGACTACGAAGGCGGAACGTACGAGGAGTCGGAATACGACGAAGCGCCGACGTACGACGACGAGCACGACGAAGAAACACCGGAGGCAGCCGACGATGAGTACGACGAGCACGCCGTCGATGAAACTCAGTAG
- a CDS encoding SDR family oxidoreductase, whose product MKQPTMFVTGAASGIGETVARRFAEKGWFIGLYDRNRDGLERVHRDLGPENSCFRPVDVTDREEVEQAVEHFSEATGGRMDTLFNCAGVLKIGRFETMDPDDLRHVIDVNLTGMMLVTRLSFPMLEATDGARVISMASASAVYGTPELATYSATKAGVRTLTQALNLEWAHHDIYVCDIVPPYVDSPMTRQAVRASSMDRMGVDLTPTDVANVVEQAVNENRIHWPVGKQFTWLYRASEVLPSNVVRLIMRYTSGF is encoded by the coding sequence ATGAAGCAACCCACAATGTTCGTAACCGGGGCTGCCTCAGGAATCGGAGAGACGGTCGCACGCCGGTTTGCTGAAAAGGGCTGGTTCATTGGACTGTATGATCGAAATCGAGACGGTCTCGAGCGTGTACATCGCGATCTCGGCCCCGAGAACTCCTGCTTTCGGCCGGTCGATGTCACAGACCGGGAAGAGGTTGAGCAGGCTGTCGAGCACTTCTCCGAAGCCACAGGGGGAAGAATGGACACTCTGTTTAACTGTGCCGGCGTGCTGAAAATCGGGCGTTTCGAGACGATGGATCCGGACGACCTCCGGCACGTGATCGACGTGAATCTGACGGGGATGATGCTCGTGACTCGCCTCAGTTTTCCCATGCTCGAGGCAACCGACGGCGCGCGTGTGATCTCAATGGCGTCTGCATCAGCCGTCTACGGTACGCCGGAACTAGCAACCTATTCCGCAACGAAGGCCGGTGTGCGGACGCTCACGCAGGCGCTGAATCTCGAGTGGGCCCACCACGATATCTACGTCTGCGACATCGTGCCGCCGTACGTGGACTCTCCCATGACGCGACAGGCGGTTCGAGCATCCAGCATGGATCGAATGGGGGTAGACCTCACACCGACAGACGTTGCTAATGTCGTCGAGCAAGCCGTGAACGAGAATCGCATTCATTGGCCGGTCGGAAAGCAGTTCACCTGGCTGTATCGTGCGTCGGAGGTTCTGCCATCGAATGTCGTTCGCCTCATCATGCGTTACACGTCGGGCTTTTAG